A window of the Streptomyces finlayi genome harbors these coding sequences:
- a CDS encoding MarR family winged helix-turn-helix transcriptional regulator has protein sequence MPKPLSLPFDPIARADELWRRRWGPVPSMGAITSIMRAQQILLAEVDAAVKPYGLTFARYEALVLLTFSQAGELPMSKIGERLMVHPTSVTNTVDRLVRSGLVDKRPNPNDGRGTLASITDKGREVVEAATRDLMAMDFGLGVYDAEECAEVFAMLRPLRVAAKDFDEG, from the coding sequence GTGCCGAAGCCGCTCAGCCTTCCCTTCGATCCGATCGCCCGCGCCGACGAACTCTGGCGGCGCCGCTGGGGGCCCGTGCCCTCGATGGGGGCGATCACCTCGATCATGCGGGCGCAGCAGATCCTGCTGGCCGAGGTCGACGCCGCCGTCAAGCCGTACGGGCTGACCTTCGCGCGCTACGAGGCGCTGGTGCTGCTCACGTTCTCGCAGGCCGGTGAACTCCCGATGTCCAAGATCGGCGAACGCCTCATGGTGCACCCCACCTCGGTGACGAACACCGTGGACCGGCTGGTCAGGTCCGGTCTCGTGGACAAGCGGCCCAACCCGAACGACGGCCGCGGAACCCTCGCCTCCATCACGGACAAGGGCCGCGAGGTCGTCGAGGCGGCCACCCGGGACCTGATGGCCATGGACTTCGGGCTCGGGGTGTACGACGCGGAGGAGTGCGCCGAGGTCTTCGCGATGCTGCGCCCGCTGCGGGTGGCGGCCAAGGACTTCGACGAGGGGTGA
- a CDS encoding glycosyltransferase family 2 protein, giving the protein MWGLPTRSTLGGTVRSEGYDYDTHSRLAGPLTEPDAAGYRVRYRSLLSTEKHRIRAVLLMTLAPVLTGALLLYLVWPTHWTERENGESWLVWADAVMLTSIGLIELFMLVNVVSVAHATLVARDPVPVRPEPGTRVAFLTTYVPGKEPLSMVRATLQGAVRMHHDGPLDIWLLDEGDDPAARMLCAELGVHHFTRNGVPEWNRKKGVHKARTKHGNYNAWLAMHGDGYDFFASVDTDHVPMPNFLERMTGYFRDPDIAFVVGPQVYGNYDSAVTKAAESQQFLFHALIQRAGNRYGAPMFVGTNNVVRIAALRQVGGLYDSITEDMATGFEIHRRRNPLTGKFWRSVYTPDVLAVGEGPASWTDFFTQQLRWSRGTYETLFRQYGKALFRVPPGRLLSYTLMLVYYPMTAVNWLLGVLSCVLFLWLGASGTQVAASIWLMLYSDAAALQIGLYLWNRRHNVSPHEPEGSGGLAGMAMSALSAPIYLKSLGSAVLRTDGRFVVTPKGGEASPDRLLTFRIHLFWAVVLLSSLIASVQLGHTHVAMRTWAVLALAISVSPVVVWSWTTWQERRSRPRGVVSVPMKPPESAYVTTTTTTTTTATASPAPSASAAATTTTTTAGGN; this is encoded by the coding sequence ATGTGGGGACTACCAACCCGTTCGACACTTGGAGGCACGGTGCGGTCGGAGGGCTACGACTACGACACCCACAGCCGGCTCGCGGGTCCGCTCACGGAGCCGGACGCGGCGGGCTACCGGGTGCGGTACCGGAGTCTGCTGTCGACGGAGAAGCACCGAATAAGAGCCGTCCTCCTGATGACGCTGGCCCCGGTGCTCACCGGCGCCCTGCTCCTGTACCTGGTCTGGCCGACGCACTGGACCGAGCGCGAGAACGGTGAGAGCTGGCTCGTGTGGGCCGACGCGGTGATGCTCACCTCGATCGGCCTGATCGAGCTGTTCATGCTGGTCAACGTCGTCTCGGTGGCGCACGCCACACTGGTGGCCCGGGACCCGGTCCCCGTCAGGCCGGAGCCCGGTACAAGGGTCGCGTTCCTCACCACGTACGTGCCGGGCAAGGAACCCCTCTCGATGGTGAGGGCCACGCTCCAGGGCGCCGTGCGGATGCACCACGACGGGCCGCTGGACATCTGGCTGCTCGACGAGGGCGACGACCCGGCGGCCCGGATGCTCTGCGCCGAACTGGGCGTGCACCACTTCACCCGCAACGGGGTGCCCGAGTGGAACCGCAAGAAGGGCGTCCACAAGGCACGGACGAAGCACGGCAACTACAACGCCTGGCTCGCCATGCACGGGGACGGCTACGACTTCTTCGCCTCCGTCGACACCGACCATGTGCCGATGCCCAACTTCCTGGAGCGGATGACGGGCTACTTCCGGGACCCCGACATCGCCTTCGTCGTCGGACCGCAGGTCTACGGGAACTACGACTCGGCGGTCACCAAGGCCGCCGAGTCCCAGCAGTTCCTCTTCCACGCGCTGATCCAGCGCGCGGGCAACCGCTACGGCGCCCCGATGTTCGTCGGAACCAACAACGTCGTACGCATCGCCGCACTGCGCCAGGTCGGCGGCCTGTACGACTCGATCACCGAGGACATGGCGACCGGCTTCGAGATCCACCGCCGCCGCAACCCGCTGACCGGGAAGTTCTGGCGCTCGGTCTACACGCCGGACGTGCTGGCCGTCGGCGAGGGACCGGCCTCCTGGACGGACTTCTTCACCCAGCAGCTCCGCTGGTCGAGGGGGACGTACGAGACGCTGTTCAGGCAGTACGGCAAGGCGCTGTTCCGGGTCCCGCCCGGCCGGCTCCTCAGCTACACGCTGATGCTCGTCTACTACCCGATGACCGCGGTGAACTGGCTGCTCGGTGTCCTGAGCTGTGTGCTGTTCCTCTGGCTCGGGGCCTCCGGCACCCAGGTCGCGGCCTCGATCTGGCTGATGCTGTACAGCGACGCCGCGGCCCTCCAGATCGGGCTCTACCTCTGGAACCGGCGCCACAACGTCTCCCCGCACGAACCCGAGGGATCGGGCGGCCTGGCGGGCATGGCGATGTCCGCGCTGTCCGCGCCGATCTATCTGAAGTCGCTCGGCTCGGCGGTGCTGCGCACCGACGGCCGGTTCGTCGTCACCCCCAAGGGCGGCGAGGCCAGCCCCGACCGGCTCCTCACGTTCCGTATCCATCTCTTCTGGGCCGTCGTGCTGCTGAGCTCGCTCATCGCCTCCGTGCAGCTGGGCCACACGCACGTGGCGATGCGCACCTGGGCGGTGCTCGCCCTCGCCATCTCCGTGTCACCGGTCGTGGTCTGGTCGTGGACCACCTGGCAGGAACGCCGTAGCCGGCCCCGCGGCGTCGTGTCCGTACCGATGAAGCCGCCGGAGTCCGCCTACGTCACCACCACGACCACCACGACCACGACGGCCACCGCGTCACCGGCGCCCTCGGCGTCGGCCGCCGCCACGACCACCACCACGACCGCAGGAGGGAACTGA
- a CDS encoding DUF3817 domain-containing protein produces MKQNVLTRYRVMAYVTAVWLLVFTAAIIAKYGFGTGDTMLISQIHGVLFIVYVVFAFDLGSKAKWPFGKLLWVLAAGCIPFASFFVEPKVSREARALVTDSAPVTAEA; encoded by the coding sequence ATGAAACAGAACGTGCTCACCCGCTACCGGGTGATGGCCTACGTCACCGCCGTCTGGCTGCTCGTCTTCACCGCGGCGATCATCGCGAAGTACGGATTCGGGACCGGCGACACCATGCTGATCTCCCAGATCCACGGTGTGCTGTTCATCGTCTACGTCGTCTTCGCCTTCGATCTCGGCTCCAAGGCGAAGTGGCCCTTCGGCAAGCTCCTGTGGGTGCTGGCCGCGGGCTGCATCCCCTTCGCCTCGTTCTTCGTCGAGCCGAAGGTCAGCCGCGAGGCCCGCGCCCTGGTCACCGACTCCGCGCCGGTCACCGCCGAGGCCTGA
- a CDS encoding kelch motif-containing protein, which yields MAYTPTKRMRKTLLGGGAIVLLAGLNAPAALSFAEDRYHAYKIDQPAYKARYGSWDQVNIPDEYRTNAIHAALLHTGKVLIVAGSGNDEKSFDEGTFDTILWDPRTNVFKKIATPEDFFCGGHAALPDGRLLIAGGTARYEVLDDKVKRAGGGMRVKNENPDKPLTLRKGTVFRSPSGVEYVSQFDVTVPKAKREFEVDYFKSGQMKPWKTKVTASEARVFVESLKDGPQAVTTEAAQYEIEGLKGKAAGNSYGLAEKITMDKQDFQGIRAAYEFDPTAEKYIRVDPMKEARWYPTLVGLEDGKVLAVSGLDDVGAILPGDNEIYDPRTKKWSKGPFHYFPTYPALFLTKGGKLFYPGANAGYGPADKGRAPGVWDLKTNTFTEVQGLTDTEETETAASLMLAPAQDQKVMILGGGGVGESKKSTARTAIIDLKADSPVFEDGPDLPQGTRYLNSVIMPDDTVFTSGGSTDYRGRGASNILKAQFYDPKTNAFQEAAEPTVGRNYHSEALLLPDGRVATFGSDSLYGDKDNTKLGKFEQRMEIYTPPSLHGKGERPVIGAGPQDVVRGGSATYEVADPTRIATARLMRPSAVTHTTDVEQRSIELGLKRGKGAVTVELPDDSTLVPPGWYMLFVTDTDGTPSEAKWVKVG from the coding sequence ATGGCGTACACGCCCACGAAACGGATGAGGAAGACGCTGCTGGGCGGCGGTGCCATCGTGCTGCTCGCCGGGCTCAACGCCCCGGCCGCGCTTTCCTTCGCCGAGGACCGCTACCACGCCTACAAGATCGACCAGCCCGCCTACAAGGCCCGGTACGGCTCCTGGGACCAGGTGAACATCCCGGACGAGTACCGCACGAACGCCATTCACGCGGCTCTGCTGCACACCGGCAAGGTGCTCATCGTCGCGGGCTCGGGCAATGACGAGAAGAGCTTCGACGAGGGCACGTTCGACACGATCCTGTGGGACCCGAGGACGAACGTCTTCAAGAAGATCGCCACGCCGGAGGACTTCTTCTGCGGCGGCCACGCGGCGCTCCCGGACGGCCGGCTGCTGATCGCGGGCGGCACCGCCCGCTACGAGGTCCTCGACGACAAGGTGAAGCGGGCCGGCGGCGGGATGCGGGTGAAGAACGAGAACCCCGACAAGCCGCTCACGCTCAGGAAGGGCACCGTCTTCCGTTCGCCGTCCGGTGTCGAGTACGTCTCGCAGTTCGACGTGACGGTGCCCAAGGCCAAGCGGGAGTTCGAGGTCGACTACTTCAAGAGCGGCCAGATGAAGCCCTGGAAGACCAAGGTGACCGCCTCGGAGGCGCGGGTCTTCGTGGAGTCGCTGAAGGACGGACCGCAGGCGGTGACCACCGAGGCCGCCCAGTACGAGATCGAGGGCCTCAAGGGCAAGGCCGCCGGCAACTCGTACGGCCTCGCCGAGAAGATCACCATGGACAAGCAGGACTTCCAGGGGATCAGGGCGGCGTACGAATTCGATCCGACGGCCGAGAAGTACATCCGCGTCGACCCGATGAAGGAGGCCCGCTGGTATCCGACGCTCGTCGGCCTGGAGGACGGCAAGGTGCTCGCCGTTTCCGGCCTCGACGACGTGGGGGCGATCCTGCCCGGCGACAACGAGATCTACGACCCGAGGACGAAGAAGTGGTCCAAGGGGCCCTTCCACTACTTCCCGACGTACCCCGCGCTCTTCCTGACCAAGGGCGGCAAGCTCTTCTACCCGGGCGCCAACGCCGGGTACGGGCCCGCGGACAAGGGCCGGGCCCCGGGAGTGTGGGACCTGAAGACGAACACCTTCACCGAGGTCCAGGGGCTGACGGACACCGAGGAGACCGAGACCGCGGCCTCCCTGATGCTGGCCCCGGCCCAGGACCAGAAGGTGATGATCCTCGGTGGCGGCGGGGTGGGCGAGTCCAAGAAGTCGACCGCCCGTACCGCGATCATCGATCTGAAGGCCGACAGTCCCGTCTTCGAGGACGGGCCGGACCTTCCGCAGGGCACCCGCTACCTGAACAGCGTGATCATGCCGGACGACACGGTCTTCACCAGCGGGGGATCGACGGACTACCGGGGGCGCGGCGCCAGCAACATCCTCAAGGCGCAGTTCTACGACCCGAAGACCAACGCCTTCCAGGAGGCGGCCGAACCGACCGTCGGCCGCAACTACCACTCCGAGGCGCTGCTGCTCCCCGACGGCCGCGTGGCGACCTTCGGTTCCGACTCGCTCTACGGCGACAAGGACAACACCAAGCTCGGCAAGTTCGAGCAGCGCATGGAGATCTACACGCCCCCCTCGCTGCACGGGAAGGGCGAGCGGCCGGTGATCGGCGCCGGACCGCAGGACGTCGTACGGGGAGGCAGCGCCACGTACGAGGTCGCCGACCCCACGAGGATCGCGACCGCCCGGCTGATGCGGCCGAGTGCCGTCACGCACACCACCGACGTCGAACAGCGTTCGATCGAGCTGGGTCTGAAGAGGGGGAAGGGCGCGGTGACGGTGGAGCTGCCGGACGACAGCACGCTGGTACCGCCCGGCTGGTACATGCTCTTCGTCACCGACACGGACGGAACGCCGTCCGAGGCGAAGTGGGTCAAGGTCGGCTGA
- a CDS encoding glycoside hydrolase family 6 protein, with translation MSGRRIFPAFTAITTVVLGAALAAGCSSPSSGTQEAPTGPPVRGEAAPSAAAPYWVDPNSDAARQVRAWEKQGRAEDAEILRRISTRPVADWPSGEAPAPEIRSAVRSAAKTRQSVLLVAYNIPHRDCGAYSAGGAADAASYRSWIGEFAAAIGKAPATVVLEPDALPHIADGCTPAENHDERYMLLSEAVDTLKNLPHTKVYLDAGNPDWINDPATMAEPLKRAGIDRADGFALNSANFQTNATVRSYGARLSALVGGAHFVIDTSRNGNGPLPGDRAEAWCNPPGRALGTPPTTRTGDDGLDAYLWIKRPGDSDGTCRGGPPAGTWWPDYALGLAARAKS, from the coding sequence ATGTCCGGCCGCAGAATCTTCCCCGCATTCACCGCAATCACCACCGTGGTTCTCGGCGCCGCCCTGGCGGCGGGCTGTTCCTCGCCCTCGTCCGGCACCCAGGAAGCGCCCACCGGTCCCCCGGTACGGGGCGAGGCCGCGCCGAGCGCCGCCGCCCCGTACTGGGTGGACCCGAACAGCGACGCCGCCCGCCAGGTCCGCGCCTGGGAGAAGCAGGGCCGCGCGGAGGACGCCGAGATCCTCCGGCGGATCTCCACCCGCCCGGTCGCGGACTGGCCGTCCGGGGAGGCGCCGGCCCCCGAGATCCGCTCGGCCGTCCGCAGCGCGGCCAAGACCCGTCAGAGCGTGCTGCTGGTCGCCTACAACATCCCGCACCGGGACTGCGGCGCGTACTCGGCGGGCGGCGCCGCCGACGCGGCTTCCTACCGCTCGTGGATCGGCGAGTTCGCCGCCGCCATCGGCAAGGCCCCGGCCACCGTCGTCCTGGAGCCCGACGCGCTCCCCCACATCGCGGACGGCTGCACCCCGGCGGAGAACCACGACGAGCGCTACATGCTCCTCTCGGAGGCCGTCGACACCCTCAAGAACCTGCCGCACACCAAGGTCTACCTCGACGCGGGCAATCCCGACTGGATCAACGACCCCGCCACGATGGCCGAACCGCTCAAGCGCGCCGGGATCGACCGGGCCGACGGCTTCGCGCTCAATTCCGCCAACTTCCAGACCAACGCCACGGTGCGGTCGTACGGAGCCAGGCTCTCCGCCCTGGTGGGCGGAGCCCACTTCGTGATCGACACCAGCCGCAACGGCAACGGCCCCCTGCCCGGGGACCGTGCCGAAGCCTGGTGCAACCCGCCCGGGCGGGCCCTGGGAACACCGCCGACCACCCGCACCGGCGACGACGGCCTCGACGCCTACCTGTGGATCAAGCGGCCCGGCGACTCGGACGGCACCTGCCGCGGCGGCCCCCCGGCGGGCACCTGGTGGCCGGACTACGCCCTGGGCCTGGCCGCACGCGCCAAGTCCTGA
- a CDS encoding recombinase family protein, whose product MTSVAIYLRLSREADDSASLDTQRAACRRWLTANDHDPADAVEYVDNNVSGAKPIEERPGLRALMAARPDVVITWKLDRFARSVSEFLRLVAWAEAAGIRLATTDNTVNTLTPTGRMVATVLASLAEWERGMISARISEGHETRRSLGRWGAGRAPFGYKTVRRDGAAYLEIDDAQAAQVRSAVRELIDGGTVAGTARTTGLSEPQWRRMLKSPTFRGQRAHKGKLVMAADGVTPVEFAEPILSAAELMAVRQRMLDLATGADRAPRQAAPLCAGMAFCHRCDGRLNGGTSDKGVRLYRCKAGHVTVYAETLDRRVEDEFLKVWGCFNEVNVHLEGGNDLSAEMIEAQEQAARIGAQMATAGPLMMGTYEEMSAKLEAAYAALLAAHDPEVREVATPTGRTMGEAWAALDDAGKSRLLEAMHLTVTLHPKQRAERLEIAWGPTDPEAAELAAIAAAETEELPRRRVMSEEEHDEIRQDVLDDIARQESLL is encoded by the coding sequence ATGACCTCAGTAGCGATCTACCTACGGTTGTCCCGCGAAGCTGACGACAGTGCCTCACTCGACACCCAGCGCGCTGCCTGCCGTCGATGGCTGACCGCCAACGATCACGACCCCGCTGACGCTGTCGAGTACGTGGACAACAACGTCAGCGGCGCGAAGCCCATTGAGGAACGCCCTGGGCTCCGTGCGCTCATGGCGGCCCGCCCTGACGTGGTGATCACGTGGAAGCTGGATCGCTTCGCCCGATCGGTCTCGGAGTTCCTTCGGCTCGTGGCGTGGGCTGAGGCGGCGGGTATACGGCTTGCCACGACCGACAACACAGTGAACACGCTCACGCCGACGGGTCGCATGGTCGCCACCGTTCTTGCTTCGCTCGCGGAGTGGGAACGGGGGATGATTTCCGCCCGAATCAGCGAAGGGCACGAGACCCGGCGGAGCTTGGGGCGCTGGGGTGCCGGACGTGCACCGTTCGGGTACAAGACGGTCCGCCGGGACGGTGCCGCATACCTTGAGATCGACGACGCCCAAGCCGCTCAAGTTCGCTCAGCGGTAAGGGAGTTGATCGACGGGGGTACCGTCGCCGGGACAGCGCGTACGACTGGCTTGAGCGAACCCCAATGGCGGCGGATGCTCAAGTCGCCGACGTTCCGGGGGCAGCGCGCCCATAAGGGGAAGTTGGTCATGGCCGCCGACGGGGTGACCCCGGTCGAGTTTGCCGAACCGATCCTGTCTGCCGCTGAACTGATGGCCGTCCGCCAACGGATGCTTGACCTTGCGACCGGCGCTGACCGTGCTCCCCGTCAGGCAGCGCCCCTATGCGCTGGGATGGCGTTTTGTCACCGCTGTGACGGCCGGTTGAACGGAGGCACCAGCGACAAGGGGGTGCGGCTCTACAGGTGCAAGGCAGGTCACGTCACTGTCTACGCAGAGACCCTTGACCGGCGGGTTGAGGATGAATTCCTCAAGGTGTGGGGATGTTTCAACGAAGTCAACGTCCACCTTGAAGGCGGCAACGACCTTTCGGCGGAAATGATCGAAGCCCAGGAGCAAGCTGCACGCATCGGTGCCCAGATGGCGACGGCCGGACCGCTGATGATGGGCACGTACGAAGAGATGAGCGCGAAGCTCGAAGCCGCATATGCCGCGCTGTTGGCCGCACATGACCCCGAAGTTCGCGAGGTGGCCACACCGACGGGTCGCACTATGGGCGAGGCGTGGGCGGCGCTGGACGACGCAGGTAAGAGCCGGTTGCTTGAAGCAATGCACCTCACGGTGACGCTGCACCCCAAGCAACGGGCGGAGCGCCTTGAAATCGCGTGGGGTCCAACCGATCCTGAGGCCGCTGAGCTTGCTGCTATTGCTGCCGCTGAGACTGAGGAGTTGCCCCGCCGGCGCGTTATGTCGGAGGAAGAGCACGACGAGATTCGGCAGGATGTCTTGGACGACATTGCGCGGCAAGAGAGCTTGCTGTAA